CAAGATTCCCCCTTCGTATTATGTAGCTAAGAAGACATTTAAGAAGATTGGTTTGGCATATGAGATGATAGATGTGTGCACAAATGATTGTGCTCTCTTTTGGAAAGAAAACGAGTCCTTGCAAAATTGTCCCGTTTGTAATGAGAGTCGATGGGTCGATAAAGACACAAAAGGCACGAAGGTGGCTCGTAAGGTGTTACGATACTTTCCTTTGACACCTAGACTACGACGTTTGTATTGTTCAAGGCACACAGCGAAAGATATGATATGGCATAGTACCGGACGATCGGAAGATGGGACTATGCGTCATCCAGTTGATGGATCTGCATGGCAAGACTTTGATAAAAAGTACCCAAACTTCGCGATGGAGCCACGAAATGTTCGCTTAGGGCTTGCAACTGACGGTTTTAATCCCTTTAACAACGGTAGTGGATCCTTGACTCATAGCACGTGGCCGGTTATACTCACCACATATAATCGGCCTCCCTGGCTATGCATGCGAGAGTCCACATTCATGTTGACCTTGTTGATTCCTGGCCCTAAATCACCGGGGAAAGACATGGACGTTTTCCTTAGACCGTTAGTGGATGAGCTTAAGCAATTGTGGCAGACAGGTGTACGTACTAAAGACGCAGCAATAAACACATACTTCACAATGAAGGCGGCATTGTTATGGACCATAGATGACTTTCCAGCCCGTAGTAGTCTATCAGGTTGGAGCGGACAAGGCTACATGGCATGCCCAACTTGTAACCAAGACACTCCTTCAACACGTGTAACTGGTAAATGTGCTTATGTTGGTCATCGCCGGTTCTTAGATGCCAACCATCCTTGGAGAACAAGTCTCGACTTTAACAGGAGACCAGAGACACGAGACCCTCCGAGACAGTTTAGCCCAGCTGACATAGAAGCTCAACTCGGTCGTTTAATTAATCGTCTACCAGGCAAGCATCCAGATTTTGGAGGTGGGAGGATAACCCGGTCAGATTTCGAGTTGAACTGGTCCAAAAGAAGCATATTTTTTTACCTTGAGTATTGGTCTTCTCTGCAGCTGAAACATAACTTAGATGTAATGCATATAGAGAAAAATGTGTGCGACAGCTTGCTCGGTACTCTTCTAATGAACGATAAGAGCAAAGACACGCCAAATGCGCGGTCCGACTTGGAAAAACTAAACATTCGGCCGACACAATGGCTGAAACAATCGGGTGGCAAGTTCTTAAGTCCCCACCCAAAGTACTCATTCAAGTCTAATGATCGAAAACTTTTTTGTCagttaataaaaaatgttaaattaCCAGATGGGTTTGGATCTAATATCAGTAAGAGGGTGACAGAAAACAATGCTAACATTACCGGGTTGATCATgactgtcatatcctcatgcaaCGTTTGATACCGATTGGGGTTAGAGGGCTTTTGACTAAAGATACATCTACACCAATAGTAGACCTTTGTATGTTCTTTAAGCAACTTTGCTCTAGAACACTATCGGTGGATGATATGAAGAAAGCAAAGGATGACATTGTTACCATCTTATGCAAGTTAGAGATGATCTATCCACCTGCGTTTTTTGACATTATGGTTCATTTACTTGTGCATTTACCTGATGAAGCGATTGCGGGAGGTCCAGTAGCTTTTAGATGGATGTATCCATTTGAAAGGTACATGAAAAAACTAAAGAACTATGTCAAAAACCCGGCAAGGCCTGAAGGTTGTATAGCTGAAGGTTATGTTTTTGAAGAAGCTCTAACATTTTGTTCAATGTACCGTAAAGATGTTCAGACTAAGTTCAATCGTCCAGATAGAAACGATGATGTCGTTATTGAAAAAAGAAAGTTATGGGTGTTTGAGTCCAAATGTCGTCCTGTTGGCGCAACAAAGGATAAATATCTATCATTCATCGAAAAAAGCAAGATGGAATGGTTTGTCCTCGAAAACTGCGCAGAAGTTACGGAGTACATGAAGTGAGTGCTTCTATCTTTAACTTTTCATAATCTGTTAATTGGTATTTTTCATTCCTTTCTTATATTTGTCATCAATGTAGTGAATTCAAACATACACATCCCCAAGATGATCTTAAAACCAAATTTCCAGGATGGTTTCTCCATAAGGTATAATACATACATAACACTCATTACTCTACACTTGCTAGGTAATACCCATATAACAAACATTATTACTCTATATTTGCTAGGTCCATTCGATGAAAACACAAAATTCTCCAGAATTCCACCCGGAGTTGTATGCTCTTTCAATTTGTGCGAAAATGACTGCTTACACTTACACTGCTTGCATAGTCAACGGTGTTAGGTTTAAGACACTTGAACGTGATGCAAAATGCGCAACGCAAAACTCTGGGGTGAAAGTGGTTGGAGAGAACGGTGTGAAATTTTATGGCCAATTAGAAGAAATTATTGAGTTGCCTTATACAAATAATTATTCCACTGTCCTATTTCGGTGCAAGTGGTTTGATACTCGAAGGGGTGTAAACCATGACAATAATATCACCAGTATAAGCACTGAACATGAATGGGACAAAGACGATCAACTCATATTTGCTTCGCAAGCCAAACAAGTGTTCTTCATCCAAGAAACGTCTcgaaaccaaaaaaacaaacataGGTGGGTAGTCGAAAATGTTAATCATCGAAGAATTTGGGATCGGCCATTAAGTGATGATGACCGCGTCAATAAGGTTCAAAATGTTGACGAAGGCTTAGAAGATAATGACATTGTCGACAACAACTCTTCATCTGACTGTCCACTTGTCATTGACTTGACCCAATACATTCAAATTGGATCTTCTCATGTTACTGCGGGTGAGCCTTCAATTGAAGTTGATCCCCCAACGGCTACCGTCAATGAAGTGTTTGAGGTCGAGACTGATTGTGATGAGGTCGAGGCTGATTGTGATGAGGATGATCCCGATTATGTGGAGTCTGACTAAAAGAAAAGTTATTGTAATTTATATTGATTTGTAATTGATAAACActtgtttgaaatatttatttgaatttgagtTACACTTGTTGTACTTTCCCTTAATTTCTATTAGATACACATGCTGTAACATTTGCAACTTTATAGGGATTATGTTTTCGGTATTGCTGATATTCGCTTATTTAATGGCGGATGTGGCCCCATGGGGACATGGGGGTGACGGCGCTGGTGATCCACCGCTTCCTCCTGGTGGGATTCGTGGCACACACGAGACAGACGGTAAGTCttttactaaattattttgtagtccttatattttatatattataaatgttgttactaattatttttgttttaattgcagTGGTTCCCCCAAAGAAGGTTAGGGGGAAAGCTAAAAACGAGAAACTACGACGTCTAGTAaaagcggggggggggggggggctgtgTCGCTTACGTTTGATCGACAGGTCACGTTTACCCCTGTTGGTAAATCAAGAGACATGTTTTCAAGGGAGGCCGGCCTGTATATGTGGCGGACTGTCCCGTTTGATAAAATTGGATGGGATAATGTTGAACAACATTACAAGGATGCCGTCATGAACCACTTACGGGTAAATAAGTTATATGCATAAAATTTTATAGCACATGCAAATCtaatttatatatgatattttaacttttttatttaatttgtaggaAAATTTCAACCTTGATGAAGTGGAACGTGATTATGAGGCGAAAAACTTGAAGGGTGGTATGAGGACTGTGCTTATGAAGCGGTACTCTGACTGCAAGTATGAAGCTAGACAATTATTTGATAGCCAGGGAGGTTACGATGATCTTGAGAGGGCAAGGGTATACCATCCCGTGGATATGCCCTATGAAAACTGGTTGAGAACCATCGAAGGTTTCCGGcaagaaaaatatattaaaaaaagcaAGGCCTGTAAGCAAGTACGCGAGAaactgttgatgcagattttgtgtccgatgcttgtcgaatagattagttattattttacgctgaatttgtaatagttagtgaaatggtctatcgaacgtgtatagacccgctcgtttgaagtggtcaaacgagagggttattcgtttgaccgtgtgtgtttgctagacaaattatggttgtgttatgtttggtgtcgaaggataaggcatcgaaggattatgtatatccttcgatgagctcgaaagatatccatcgaaggatgaagatggacctcgaaggatatgtgatccttcgaggtacatgtgtatctttcgaaagctggacggtcgacagatgatctatcgaccagtcagtttaatccttcgaccatacaacctgtgtttggtataaataccaacactttgtcatttgcaacacaagagtgagagcacaagtgtgtgcaagagagtgataggaggtttgagacctcaccgggagaaatcaccacttgatttctccctggatgtatacttctttggtattagttcggttatcatgtaatcgggccgacttgtaatgttttactaccggattaatgcaaagttgtttgtttatcatctctatcttcttccatctatgaacataatcatgaaaatcacggttttgatcccgaaacagggacctacaattggtatcagagccatggtgcccgatttagtaaaactaaccgtttactaagtcacatgtgctctagatctgtgatttttgtgcatttttgttcaagatgtaaaaatggtgaaaatgagaaaaactcagatctggacccgaatattcagatctgtgctaaaacgagtgttgggttttatgtttttctcctaaaaAATTCAAGTTATCATCATCAAAAATTGTTTACAAAGTGTTTTCATCGAATCTGCATATTTACAGTTCCCTGTGTTCTTGGTGTCTTCATACTTCGAAGGATCATCTTCAAACTTTGAAAGATCATTCCTTGATTCGAAGGGTCAACTTAACCACTTCGAAAGATCAGAAAATTCAGAAGGATCACTTTTCAAATTTCGAAGGGTCAGATTCAAAAAAATTCGAAGGGTCACCATTACCAAATCAAcaacctcgaaggatcaacatcaATTTATCCCACCTCCCCAACACTTCGAATGATCCAACCCATTTCGAAGGATCATCATTCACAACAGAATTGAAAGATCAAACAAATTTTCGAAGGGTCAGATTAACCAAATTCGAAAGTTCAACAATTTCGATGGGTCATGTTCAACAACAGTTTCGAAGGATCAGATGGTGACACTTCGAAGGATCGTTGTGCTGTTCTTGTCGAAGGATACAGTTGATGTTTTGCTTCGAAAGATCATTCTTATCTTCAACAGCCAACAACTTCGAAAGTTTAAACTGATATGTTCGAAAGATCCGTGTTTGACTTTCGTTTGATTCAGAGTTCGAAGGATGCTGTTTGGGGATCGAAAGATTGAACAGATCTTGATAGATGATGGATCTGCTTGTTGTTTATCGAAGAAAAGAAGAGAGAAAGGGTCTAGATGATGTTTGTCGGCTGAGTTTGGGGAGATAGAATACCACTGATGTCGGCTGTGATTTTTTTAAAACTAGGGTTGTTGACTTTTGAGAATTAAATACAATCTATGGGCTGAGATATAACTGGGCTGAGATCACTTTTGAGTTCACATGGGCTGAAATCATGTAACTGGTTCCAAATAAAAGAAAATGAGAATGAGTGTCTTTTGGGCTCATTTTTATTGGAGCCGGTTCTAATCTTTGATTTAAATTCATGATTTTAAAAGTTTAGTTGAGGCATTTAAAAGTTGAATTTAATCTCAAAAGTTGTTCTAAAATTGTGGTTTGGCATTGGGTAATGGACCGAATGTGTAAGTTGCAAAGTGGGGGTCGGGTATTCGCGAAGATTACTTGACCGGGCCTCTAAATGTCGACGCCAAATTCGTATGAATTTGGGAGCGCGCGGGGTGATGcggcatgatgaaaacaagagatgatgaaaacttgatttttgaaaatgtggggtagtcacagttaccgatgcaaatggcaaaaatggtgacgcgactattatgggccaaaaacaacacggtatgttcacttccgcacgtcaaaatttatgattgttaccggttattcggaaatgttcgaaagcattttgtttattgtcatattctcgcatttgaagacgaacgtatgaacctagaacgtcaataccggtcctaacgagtccACAAAttctttggggggatacaagtcagatcctacggggtactaggggacgctcttattcaactagattatgcaaagaagaaagtcatgttcGTGAATTTTTCGGAACCaagaacattcaatgaagattgatgacagttccgctcagtggagggaattggtgaacatttgacgacagtttctttgaagtggaaagaatctgttaaggtttagagattttaccaaagaaatggggggataaaaattttcatttgttgaatttcttcggtaaatttctaaacgcaatcacaggtggtagagtttgtgattttctggtgatacaagCGGTTCGgagtggaatgttttgcacagacacatatttgaggattttaattaattctccagccagcgtgaagagttttgcacggaaacatacaggtatctaaagtcgacagtagtgtcaaagcgctgtttactgaagacctggggaatctttatggaagttgataattcaaggctgaagacctgcaggattcggttttgggtttgatgtttctttgggattttacagggatctgggggtaactcaattcgttgagtttgcaaacgatgtacttggtcaagctgacttcctgggtactgatgctgaagatctgtagtgcattacgtggtcgacttcacaaaggcgagacaatgagatctggatgtagttcaactaagcgtgctgtttggttgagcttgcaagggatacacttggtctagctgactttcctgagtgttgatgctgaagattaaagtgcattaattggtcgattccacaaagacggtttacagaagacagttcaccagaaatctctatcaatgtagtatgcttgaagatcaagacttgatgcagtttttaaagaatggaatccttatcaaatgccggttggagtattggaagatcagcggaagatcggtcaattgagcctttttgaggaaattgcacaacacccaactcggatacgcgtactttgagggggaaatattatacaaggagcatcaagatactacttacctggatcatcggtcaagggggaatttgttaacacagagaagatgaatacttgactgaagatcgattgcagttgcatgttcagcattcgacagcaacggacaagggggaatttgttgatgcagattttgtgtccgatgcttgtcgaatagattagttattattttacgctgaatttgtaatagttagtgaaacggtctatcgaacgtgtatagacccgctcgtttgaagtggtcaaacgagagggttattcgtttgaccgtgtgtgtttgctagacaaattatggttgtgttatgtttggtgtcgaaggataaggcatcgaaggattatgtatatccttcgatgagctcgaaagatatccatcgaaggatgaagatggacctcgaaggatatgtgatccttcgaggtacatgtgtatctttcgaaagctggacggtcgacagatgatctatcgaccagtcagtttaatccttcgaccatacaacctgtgtttggtataaataccaacactttgtcatttgcaacacaagagtgagagcacaagtgtgtgcaagagagtgataggaggtttgagacctcaccgggagaaatcaccacttgatttctccctggatgtatacttctttggtattagttcggttatcatgtaatcgggccgacttgtaatgttttactaccggattaatgcaaagttgtttgtttatcatctctatcttcttccatctatgaacataatcatgaaaatcacggttttgatcccgaaacagggacctacagaAACAACAATTCCCATACCGTGGGGGGACATCTTCGTACGGTAGCACCGCctataaaaatgtaatgttttatgtatgtgtgcgtgtgtgtaagcttttgtttatttaatgtcTAATCTAAGTGTAATGTTAAACAGAATTTGGATTGGGTACCTACGTATACTAAAACCCACACGGACAATCAAGGGAATTGGGTTGATCCGGTTGCTGAACAAAATTACGTAAGTATttcttttaagtattattttctataacaaatatatatatctacacatatatatttaaccatCATCTTCGTAAAATACAGCGGAACATACAACAGGCCACAGATGAATGGAGCGGCGATGGTCCTGCAATTGCCTCGTATCAAGAAGCGTTGGGAGAGCGGCGAGGATGGTACCGCGGGATGGGGCTTAAACCTTCTTCCAACACGTCCTCGAACACGTCCTCGAACATATCGTCTTCGCAAGCTCGGACGCAAGAACCCTTTTCCGAGGTAAACTACGCAATTTATAAAATGACAAACGAACGCATGTTtccttgttaaatatatgttggtaGCGTTAATTAATATGCTAATATATGTTTTGATATCTATTATTGTAGGATTTTGTTAACAGCTTGTTCCAAACTCCGTCATTTTTGAGCCAACTTAACAACTATCTTTCTTCACAAGGGAAAGGAAAAGGAAAGTCAAATGACTACGATTCTGACGACTTATACCATACAGAATCCGAGGAAGATTGACTTGTTTTAATGTATGATTTTGATTTAATTAAACGTTGTAGGATTATAATGTACGACTAAAACGTAGTTTGCGTATGTTTGCGTTGTTTTAATTATATTACCTTTAGTATATGTTCGTGGCGTATGTCTGCATTGTTTGAAATAGGCAGGTTCTGTTTTTTCGGCCGAAAAAAAGGCTGGGTGCTGTAAATACAGCAGCTGTGTTAAAAAAAaagacttttagcggcgacacgtGTCGCTGCTATTGACATATACTCTTTAGCGACCAAGACCAATACCGGCGACCTTTTAGCGACGACAACTGTCGTCGCTAAAGGTTGAAAAGCAATACCGGTGACGCCAACCTTTAGCGACGACAGGTGGCCAATAGCGGCCTATCAATACCAGCGACCTTTTAGCGACGACAGGTCGCCGGTAAAggtcaatagcggcgacaaatTGGACCAATATCGGTGACacctgtcgccgctaaaggtgtcCCTTTCTTGTAGTGAAAATGTCACATTTCGCCAATCAAACAGTTAACGCGTATATTATATGTGGGTACAGAATGtgaaaataaaatttataaagaAACGTAAAATGTTACATTTCACCAAAATGTTATATTATGACATTTTTTTACGTTTATATATTTTGATTTAACTTTTATGATAATACTATTTAGGAACAAGTAATGGGGCATTTAAGGAATTTAATTTGAAACCATGGATTGAGAATTGAATTTCTGTAAACCCACAAAATTTCTGCTTTGGTTTTTTTAATTAGACCTTTGTATACTTTAACACTTCTTAACTCCATCTAGGTCCGTTTTTTTCTCATTTCACTTCACTTCATCTCAAGGAAATGGTCTACTCTCGTTAACCTCACCTAACTTgatttttttagtgttttttttttaaaggaaagAAAATTAATTCAATCTTTTAACATTTGGTTAATATGTTAACAAGTAATCCCATTAACACCCATTAACACAAGAAAGGAATAATATACAAGACCGATTAACATGATATGTCATCTTTACACCTCATATGTTAGAGTAAACTCCAAAGCCTTATATTATTCCCTTCATTCTTCTATTACTAAATTTATCCTATGTGGCACTATTCCTACAAATTCTTTCAAATATACAGGTAATTGATTCAAAGGCCCCATGGCACATAATAATAGTTAGGTGTAAAATGACACATATATTATACCATGTattaatatatattgttttaggCTCATGGCACATAATATAATAGTTAGGTGTAAAATGACAGATATAttatactatatattaatatatattgtttttaaatgtaacctgtttattaacaggtttgtgttcgtgttcaaaaATCTGACACGATAAAATTTCGTGTCGTGTTTGTGTTTACGTGTTTCGAATTCGTGTTTTATCGTGTTCGTGTGTTAACACATCAGATTAACCCGTTATACCAGCCTTACATCATACCAATAATGTTTTATTCAGGAATCCCTAAAATTCCGCTCAAATTTATCTATTTTTATTTATACGCAATAATGCAAAGCAGCCAGTACAGTAAATACAATCACTCCTATGCTTGTATTTATATGCAGTCATGCAATTCTGTAGATATTCAATTCAGAGAATATAGTTCATCCACCATGGATGCTCTAAGAATTGTCTCCACTGTTGCTCCACCCTCTCTTATCAGACCCCAGTTCTCCAAACCCATTTTCACTCTTTCATTTACCTATAAACGTTCCAACTTAACCCCATTTCCAAAAACCAAACTCAATAAGTTCAATGCCATTTCTCCTCCCTTTTCAACCCAACCCGAAGCAGAAACCGACACCGACACCGAAAACCTTGATCATCAAGATGAGAAATTTGACTGGTTTTCTCACTGGTATGCACTTTCTCCCGTGGCTGATTTGGACAAGAGAGCTCCCCGTGGGATAAAGGCGATGGGTCTTGATGTTGTGGTGTGGTGGGATAAGAACGAGAATGCGTGGAAGGTGTTCGATGATCGTTGTCCACACAGATTGGCTCCACTTTCAGAAGGAAGGATTGATCAATGGGGTAGGTTGCAGTGTGTGTACCATGGCTGGTGTTTTGGTGGCTCTGGTGACTGCAAATTAATTCCTCAAGCTCCCCTTGACGGTCCTGCGGTA
Above is a window of Helianthus annuus cultivar XRQ/B chromosome 14, HanXRQr2.0-SUNRISE, whole genome shotgun sequence DNA encoding:
- the LOC110906809 gene encoding uncharacterized protein LOC110906809; this encodes MAEMKYHLVINSFWKEYTKWTYHGDTTPIAEVNDVAPQDCMVNVIEDIRGELMEEDTYLNQENLNGDTSGVVDDFEDLVKEVETELYPGCTKFSSIDFLAKLLNIKDTYHLQNEAVDRLLSLLRESMPEGNKIPPSYYVAKKTFKKIGLAYEMIDVCTNDCALFWKENESLQNCPVCNESRWVDKDTKGTKVARKVLRYFPLTPRLRRLYCSRHTAKDMIWHSTGRSEDGTMRHPVDGSAWQDFDKKYPNFAMEPRNVRLGLATDGFNPFNNGSGSLTHSTWPVILTTYNRPPWLCMRESTFMLTLLIPGPKSPGKDMDVFLRPLVDELKQLWQTGVRTKDAAINTYFTMKAALLWTIDDFPARSSLSGWSGQGYMACPTCNQDTPSTRVTGKCAYVGHRRFLDANHPWRTSLDFNRRPETRDPPRQFSPADIEAQLGRLINRLPGKHPDFGGGRITRSDFELNWSKRSIFFYLEYWSSLQLKHNLDVMHIEKNVCDSLLGTLLMNDKSKDTPNARSDLEKLNIRPTQWLKQSGDGFGSNISKRVTENNANITGLIMTQLCSRTLSVDDMKKAKDDIVTILCKLEMIYPPAFFDIMVHLLVHLPDEAIAGGPVAFRWMYPFERYMKKLKNYVKNPARPEGCIAEGYVFEEALTFCSMYRKDVQTKFNRPDRNDDVVIEKRKLWVFESKCRPVGATKDKYLSFIEKSKMEWFVLENCAEVTEYMNEFKHTHPQDDLKTKFPGWFLHKVHSMKTQNSPEFHPELYALSICAKMTAYTYTACIVNGVRFKTLERDAKCATQNSGVKVVGENGVKFYGQLEEIIELPYTNNYSTVLFRCKWFDTRRGVNHDNNITSISTEHEWDKDDQLIFASQAKQVFFIQETSRNQKNKHRWVVENVNHRRIWDRPLSDDDRVNKVQNVDEGLEDNDIVDNNSSSDCPLVIDLTQYIQIGSSHVTAGEPSIEVDPPTATVNEVFEVETDCDEVEADCDEDDPDYVESD